One Streptomyces sp. NBC_00554 DNA segment encodes these proteins:
- a CDS encoding sensor histidine kinase gives MTRSVRYLISGVLVGAPLLVGMLLLGIVGAGLTPVLVGLPLLALLALTGVPVGALERWRLQLVHPARVPTPHRTPDEPGPAAWARLRFTEPATWRELGYALLLAVVLWPLDVVVLTVALGIPGAMIGTPAQLAIVGGEETRGVKLWLIHTYGQAFLCAAGGLALILVLRWPLVRYAHARAALTRLLLAPRQAEGQLAEVTKSRARLVAAFEAERRRIERDLHDGAQQRLVALSMRLGLARLDAPPELAARLTEAHAEADQVLVELRELIHGIHPQVLADYGLGDAIADAADRSAVPVEVDVELPRFAEPVESAAYFAVREALANVGRHSGAGRAWIQGRYEEGRLRIEVRDDGCGGADPGSGSGLTGLADRLAVLDGTLTVESPPGGPTVLTMEIPC, from the coding sequence GTGACCCGTTCCGTGCGCTACCTCATCAGCGGCGTCCTGGTCGGCGCCCCCTTGCTCGTCGGGATGCTGCTGCTCGGCATCGTCGGGGCCGGGCTGACCCCCGTGCTCGTCGGGCTGCCGCTTCTTGCGCTGCTCGCGCTGACCGGCGTACCCGTCGGGGCGCTGGAGCGATGGCGGCTGCAGCTCGTCCACCCGGCGCGGGTGCCCACCCCCCACCGAACCCCGGACGAGCCCGGCCCCGCCGCCTGGGCCAGACTCAGGTTCACCGAGCCGGCGACCTGGCGCGAACTGGGGTACGCCCTACTGCTCGCGGTCGTGCTGTGGCCGCTGGACGTGGTGGTACTGACCGTCGCCCTCGGGATCCCCGGCGCGATGATCGGGACGCCGGCACAACTCGCGATCGTCGGCGGCGAGGAAACCCGGGGCGTCAAGCTGTGGCTGATCCACACGTACGGGCAGGCGTTCCTGTGCGCCGCGGGCGGCCTCGCCCTCATCCTCGTACTCCGGTGGCCCCTCGTGCGGTACGCCCATGCCCGCGCCGCCCTCACCCGGCTGCTGCTCGCGCCGCGCCAGGCCGAGGGGCAGCTCGCCGAGGTGACGAAGTCCCGGGCCCGTCTGGTGGCGGCGTTCGAGGCCGAGCGGCGGCGGATCGAGCGGGATCTGCACGACGGGGCGCAGCAGCGGCTGGTGGCGTTGAGCATGAGGCTGGGCCTGGCCCGCCTCGACGCGCCACCCGAGCTGGCGGCGCGGCTGACGGAGGCCCACGCGGAGGCGGATCAAGTCCTCGTCGAGCTACGGGAGTTGATCCACGGCATCCATCCGCAGGTGCTCGCCGACTACGGGCTCGGCGACGCGATAGCCGACGCCGCCGACCGGTCCGCCGTACCCGTGGAGGTGGACGTGGAGCTGCCGAGGTTCGCCGAACCGGTGGAGTCCGCCGCGTACTTCGCGGTGCGGGAGGCGCTCGCCAACGTGGGCAGGCACAGCGGGGCCGGACGGGCGTGGATCCAAGGGCGGTACGAGGAAGGCCGGTTGAGGATCGAGGTGCGGGACGACGGATGCGGGGGAGCCGACCCCGGATCGGGCTCCGGGCTCACCGGACTCGCCGACCGGCTG